A region of Scleropages formosus chromosome 2, fSclFor1.1, whole genome shotgun sequence DNA encodes the following proteins:
- the armh1 gene encoding armadillo-like helical domain containing protein 1, with the protein MPVVPQLFPGVSMPGRKGEAAVREVQRFLRQWDRSGSAGRTRMLAAFVAQNAGSTGPELEQRLAHMASLLLARVHAWMRLHYTCGTCLGVQLRSVGVFLSAPSNHSYLTEFLEVGGVFTILDIINHKQTSDGDKREALHLLQAIANAGRTYKELICESLGLPVIAKCLGKSKVEETQEAAVTLLQSLAHGNPKHKNHIYMELISLLSCTSTKTQQLVLQTLCIVQKTLNSAHSSILEPLFNLLKSLSSEVQYEALQLIRMLKGYEVIPALLKGLVTLLKPKTERIQKNDMLEDPENITVTEEFPAFIQQAAAARAIRMLSQESQEMSDELLRQGVVHHLLCAMGNQNHADAQKQASLALEQFVRVYPVVKEHVRKAMGSTLFNLFVHNAEVLHMKMDEIQVDILLSNKVNISEVLKEPPH; encoded by the exons ATGCCCGTGGTCCCTCAGCTCTTCCCAGGTGTGTCCATGCCTGGTCGCAAAGGGGAGGCCGCGGTCAGGGAAGTTCAGCGCTTCCTCCGGCAATGGGACCGGAGCGGCTCCGCGGGGCGCACCCGCATGCTGGCGGCTTTCGTGGCGCAGAACGCGGGCAGCACGGGCCCCGAGCTCGAGCAGCGGCTCGCGCACATGGCCAGTTTACTGCTGGCGCGAGTTCATGCGTGGATGAGGCTGCA CTACACGTGCGGGACCTGCCTGGGTGTGCAGCTCAGATCAGTAGGTGTGTTCCTTTCTGCGCCAAGCAA TCACTCTTACCTAACAGAGTTCCTTGAAGTTGGAGGTGTTTTCACCATCTTGGATATCATAAATCACAAACAGACCAGCGATGGGGACAAAAGAGAGGCCTTACATTTGCTACAGGCTATCGCCAACGCAGGGCGAACATACAAAGAGCTTATCTGCGAAAGCTTGG GACTCCCAGTCATTGCAAAATGCCTCGGCAAATCAAAAGTGGAGGAGACCCAGGAGGCTGCTGTTACACTGCTTCAGTCCTTGGCCCATGGAAACCCCAaacacaaaaatcacatttatatgGAACTGATTTCCCTTTTGTCTTGCACCTCCACCAAGACTCAACAGCTTGTACTGCAGACCCTCTGTATTGTACAG AAAACTTTGAATTCAGCCCACTCAAGCATTTTAGAGCCTTTGTTTAATCTGCTGAAGTCATTGAGCTCTGAAGTGCAATATGAAG ctCTTCAATTAATAAGAATGTTAAAGGGTTATGAAGTTATTCCTGCACTGCTGAAGGGCTTAGTCACTTTGCTGAAGCCCAAGACAGAAAGGATCCAGAAAAACGACATGCTGGAAG ATCCAGAAAATATCACAGTTACTGAGGAATTTCCAGCGTTCATTCAGCAAGCAGCTGCAGCCAGAGCTATAAG GATGCTATCCCAGGAAAGCCAGGAGATGTCTGACGAGCTGCTCCGGCAAGGAGTGGTTCATCATTTGCTCTGTGCCATGGGGAATCAGAATCATGCTGATGCCCAGAAACAGGCCAGCCTGGCCCTAGAG CAATTTGTCCGTGTATACCCAGTCGTGAAGGAGCATGTGAGAAAAGCTATGGGATCGACTCTATTTAATTTGTTCGTG CACAATGCTGAGGTTTTACACATGAAGATGGATGAAATTCAAGTGGACATACTGTTATcaaacaaagtaaacatttcagAAG TTCTCAAGGAACCGCCACACTGA